The nucleotide sequence ACGTTGTACGGTTACCTCAAAAACTGACAGCCTGTTTACTTCAGCAAGTCGTTGTCTTACTAAATTACTATAAACTGAAAGGTCAATGTCAGGATTAGCCACTGATTGTCCAGTGCTAATGCATTCAAAATCATTTAAAATATCTGTTCTTAATCTCTCCATAAACTCACTGAGTTGCTCAACTTTGTTATCAGATTCCGGAGAATCTTCACCATTGGACGTTGAAGAAACTGAAACACTCAAGGCAGGGTTTTCTTCAGAGGTATTGGTGGACTGTGTAGAATTTTGGGGGGAAGCTGTTGAAGTTTGAGAGTTTATCGATAAGTTTATTTTTTTACCTGCATACAGTGGAAAAGCTAAAAAAAGCTGTCCCAATATCAACCAGGTTGATAGTTTTTTTGCTGTTAAATGCAAAATATTTCTCCTTGATTGTGACTATTCGGCTCAAAAAAATAATTCAGTTGCTTTCCGTTGGTTGCCGGTCACGTCTGAGAGGGCGTAGTTTTAACCTGAGGCAAGCAACAGGCGGTTGTTAAAAATAGTACATTTTCAATCTTCTGCCTTCTTCATCATGACCGGGTTTGCAAACAGAACTCTGTTGCAATGATAATTTGGAATTCGGGAGCCGTTTAAATTATGAAAGAGAATAAAAACCTGGAAACTATCACTGAGTTTCCGAGTAGGCATGAGCTTGATAACCAAATCACTTATGTGACTCTATGTCAGACAGGAGACTACTGTTCAAAAAGTGGCTGTATAAACAGCCACTCTACGGATATTCAGGCAGTTAGCTAACTGCAACCGGCTTGGCCAGTTGACTACGTCGACGCTGCCCTAGAAAAATCAACCCAAGCAGCAACAGGGCCGGAATCCAGATCAATTCTCTGGGTGGTCGTTCCACCGGAATTTCCAGACGATTAAGGCTCCAGTCAAAATCAATACCGGCGGATTCTGCCGGGCTGTCAAAGCGGATCATATCCACCTTGAGTTCGCCGTCAGACTGATAAGTTTGCAGGCCCATAAAGCTGAGTTGTTGCTCCGCACCTGTTTCAGAACCCGTGGGTAGAATACTGAGTTTGCTGACCATTCTGCCATCGAGATTTTCTCCGGACACCCAGAGTCGGATTTCGTCATCCAGTGGTGCTTTCTCCAGCCCGGCAATAATCTGCTCACCTTCAAAGGTTTCATAAGGATCATAAATCTGATCCCACCAGAAACCGGGACGGAACAGGGTAAAGGCGATCAACAATAAACCAATGGTCTCATACCAGCGGGTTTTGGTTAGCCAGTAACCCTGGGTAGCCGTCGCAAAAACCAGCATGGCAACCAGGGCGCCTGATACCACCAGAACCAGTTGCAGCCAGCTAGTCACACCAATCAGTAACAGTTCGGTGTTAAAGATAAACATAAACGGCAGAACTGCGGTACGGATATCGTAGGTGAAACCCTGAATACCGGTCCGGATCGGGTCGGAACGGGCGATCGCTGCGGCAGCAAACGCAGCCAGCCCTACCGGAGGCGTATCATCCGCCAGAATGCCAAAGTAGAAGACAAACAGGTGTACGGCGATCAGTGGGACGATCAGTCCGGACTGGGCTCCCAGGGTAACAATGACCGGTGTCATCAGGGTCGAAACAACAATGTAGTTGGCGGTGGTTGGCAGTCCCATGCCCAGCACCAGACAAATCACCGCAGTGAACACCAGCATAAGGATGATATTGCCGCCGGAAATCCATTCCACAAACTCGGTCATCACCAGCCCGATACCCGTCAGGGTAACGGCACCCACAACAATACCGGCGGTAGCGGTGGCGACACCGATGCCAATCATATTGCGTGCGCCACCTAACAGGCCATTGAGCATATCGAACCAGCCTTGCCTGATTTCACTGACGTCAGGTTGTTTACGAAATAGGGAGAGCAGGGGTTTATGGGTCAGGGTGATCACAATCATGACCAGGGTTGACCAGAATGCAGACAGTCCCGGAGAGAAGCGTTCAACAGTCAGGCACCAGAGCAGTACGACAATGGGCAATAAATAATAAAGACCGCGTTTCAGTGTCGGGCCGGGCTCGGGCGTATGGCTGAGCGTGGCTTCAGTATCTTCAGGCAGGTCCGGTTGCAGCGAGGCAAGCTTCACAAGACCCACGTAGCTCATCAGCAAGGCACTACCAATAATGTACTGGGCATAGTCGCCCATATAGCTTCGGGTCCAGCCAATACTGTAATAGACGGCAGCCCCCATAATGCAAAGCCCGGCAAAGGTTCCGGTAAACGACAGCAATGCCTGTAGTTTGGTGCGGGTGTGCCTGCGTGGCAAACCTTCCATTCCGGCTTTAACCGCTTCAAGGTGAACGATATAGAACAGGGCAATGTAGGAGATAATGGCGGGCAGCAATGCCGCCTTGATTACTTCCAGATAGGAAATTCCGACATACTCCACCATGAGAAAGGCAGCAGCCCCCATAATGGGTGGAGTCAGCTGACCATTGGTGGAGGCGGCGACTTCTATGGCCCCGGCTTTATGAGGAGGGAAGCCCACCCGTTTCATCAATGGAATGGTAAAGGTTCCGGTGGTGACAACGTTAGCAATGGATGAACCAGACACCACACCACTCAGGCCAGAAGACACCACTGCCGCCTTGGCAGGACCCCCGCGCATGTGGCCCAGCAGAGAGAAAGCTACCTGAATGAAGTAGTTTCCGGCACCGGCTCTTTCCAGCAGTGCGCCAAACAGTACAAACATAAAGACAAAGTTAGTGGATACCCCCAGCGCAACTCCGAACACCCCTTCAGTGGTGATCCAGAAGTGGGACATGGCTTTATTAAAACTGGCGCCTTTATGGGCTATAACGTCCGGCATATAGGGGCCGGCAAAGGCATAGGTAATAAACACCAGGGCGACCACCATCAACGGTGGTCCTAACGCACGACGGGTGGCTTCCAGTAGCAGAGTAATGCCGGAAGCTGCGATAAACAGATCCATGGTTGTTGGTGCGCCGGAGCGATAAGCCAGCTCGGTGCTGAACAGATACAGATAGGCCGAACTGAAACTGGCCAGTAGCGCCATGATCCAGTCGTAAAAAGGTATGTGATTCCTATACGACTTACGACGTGCAGGGAATGCCATAAAGGCAAGAAAAACGGCAAAGCTCAAATGAATGGCACGCGCCTGAGTGTCATTGAAAATACCGGCTTTGAAAATAAAAGGCAGTGGTGATGCATACCAGAGTTGAAACAGAGACCAGCAGAGTGTAACAGCAAGGATTAGCCGACCAGTAAGACCGACCGGGCTACGTGCTCCCTGATCAGACTGCCGGGCTATTTTCTGTGCTTCCCTGAGCGCCTCTTTTGACGTGTTGACTTCCATGGGGATACCTGACCTGAACGTTAACCGAAGATACTCGCAAACGGCAGCAAAACCCGGTTAACCGGGTTTTGCCATTGCATGATTGACGGACAAGAATTACTTCTTGATCAGGCCTGCTTCCATAAAGTAGCGTTTTGCGCCTTCGTGCAGAGGGGCGGAAAGGCCGTCAGAGATCATCTCTTCCTTCTTCAGGGTGCCAAATGCCTGGTGCATCTGCTTGAAGGTGGACAGGTCTTCGAACACGGATTTGGTCACCTGATAAA is from Endozoicomonas gorgoniicola and encodes:
- a CDS encoding TRAP transporter permease, which encodes MEVNTSKEALREAQKIARQSDQGARSPVGLTGRLILAVTLCWSLFQLWYASPLPFIFKAGIFNDTQARAIHLSFAVFLAFMAFPARRKSYRNHIPFYDWIMALLASFSSAYLYLFSTELAYRSGAPTTMDLFIAASGITLLLEATRRALGPPLMVVALVFITYAFAGPYMPDVIAHKGASFNKAMSHFWITTEGVFGVALGVSTNFVFMFVLFGALLERAGAGNYFIQVAFSLLGHMRGGPAKAAVVSSGLSGVVSGSSIANVVTTGTFTIPLMKRVGFPPHKAGAIEVAASTNGQLTPPIMGAAAFLMVEYVGISYLEVIKAALLPAIISYIALFYIVHLEAVKAGMEGLPRRHTRTKLQALLSFTGTFAGLCIMGAAVYYSIGWTRSYMGDYAQYIIGSALLMSYVGLVKLASLQPDLPEDTEATLSHTPEPGPTLKRGLYYLLPIVVLLWCLTVERFSPGLSAFWSTLVMIVITLTHKPLLSLFRKQPDVSEIRQGWFDMLNGLLGGARNMIGIGVATATAGIVVGAVTLTGIGLVMTEFVEWISGGNIILMLVFTAVICLVLGMGLPTTANYIVVSTLMTPVIVTLGAQSGLIVPLIAVHLFVFYFGILADDTPPVGLAAFAAAAIARSDPIRTGIQGFTYDIRTAVLPFMFIFNTELLLIGVTSWLQLVLVVSGALVAMLVFATATQGYWLTKTRWYETIGLLLIAFTLFRPGFWWDQIYDPYETFEGEQIIAGLEKAPLDDEIRLWVSGENLDGRMVSKLSILPTGSETGAEQQLSFMGLQTYQSDGELKVDMIRFDSPAESAGIDFDWSLNRLEIPVERPPRELIWIPALLLLGLIFLGQRRRSQLAKPVAVS